The following coding sequences are from one Paenarthrobacter ureafaciens window:
- the uidB gene encoding glucuronide transporter, with translation MKKLSKLSILGYGAGDAANNLAFTTATMFLLVYYTDVAGISAAAAGTLLLVVRIFDAFADVFAGRLVDRTYSKRFGKFRPFIMFGSIPLLLLSVATFSVPQLGETGTLLYAYVTYAALGLAYSLVNIPYGSLAGAMTQDPGDRAKLGSARMVGALLVGSALGIFVAPLIKPGADLQGTFTTITLIFVVIGAALYFFTFATAKERVHRTVPKVSFKQSMDTLKTNRPLLMLCLSSFLFLTGYMALSSVQLYYLRDVLGRLDLYAVMSIVQLVMTFVLAAFMPKLVHRFGKKAVYVAAGALSAVGGAMIFFTPAALTWIGFSGLLVSMLGVMAVSIVVWALEADTVEYGEWKTGVRTEGITYALFSFTRKTGQAVGGALAAYALAMGGYKSGATQSPEALQGIQFAAGALPAIMVILAIAVMAKYKLTDAMHAQIVNEIKARRAVQEGRRPQEGGAEEAHDDGGPVPGRGADGAIGSVEAPAPESVQASRGKGSLSQGSR, from the coding sequence TTGAAAAAGCTCAGCAAGCTCAGCATCCTCGGCTATGGCGCCGGCGATGCCGCGAATAATCTGGCCTTCACCACGGCCACCATGTTCCTCCTCGTCTACTACACGGACGTCGCCGGCATATCTGCTGCCGCTGCGGGCACTTTGCTCCTGGTCGTGAGGATCTTCGACGCCTTCGCTGACGTGTTTGCCGGCCGGCTCGTGGATCGCACCTACAGCAAGCGCTTCGGCAAATTCCGGCCGTTCATCATGTTCGGTTCCATTCCCTTGCTTCTCCTGAGCGTGGCCACCTTCTCGGTGCCGCAGCTTGGGGAAACCGGAACTCTGCTCTACGCCTACGTCACGTATGCGGCGCTGGGCCTGGCATACTCCTTGGTGAACATCCCCTACGGGTCTCTGGCCGGGGCGATGACCCAAGACCCGGGCGACCGTGCCAAGCTTGGCTCAGCCCGCATGGTGGGTGCGCTGCTGGTAGGTTCCGCTCTGGGTATCTTCGTGGCACCGTTGATCAAGCCCGGGGCCGACCTGCAAGGAACCTTCACCACCATCACGTTGATCTTCGTGGTGATAGGCGCAGCCCTCTACTTCTTCACGTTCGCCACCGCCAAAGAGCGGGTCCACCGGACGGTCCCCAAGGTTTCCTTCAAGCAGAGCATGGACACGCTGAAGACCAACCGTCCACTGTTGATGCTCTGCCTGAGCTCGTTCCTGTTCCTCACGGGATACATGGCGCTCTCCTCGGTCCAGCTGTACTACCTCCGCGATGTTCTCGGCCGGCTGGACCTGTATGCCGTGATGTCCATCGTTCAACTGGTGATGACGTTCGTCCTCGCAGCGTTCATGCCCAAGCTGGTGCACAGGTTCGGCAAGAAGGCGGTATACGTCGCAGCAGGTGCGCTCAGCGCAGTAGGCGGTGCCATGATCTTCTTCACCCCGGCAGCCCTGACCTGGATCGGTTTTTCCGGCCTGCTGGTCAGCATGCTCGGCGTGATGGCGGTGAGCATCGTGGTGTGGGCGCTTGAGGCTGACACTGTTGAATACGGTGAGTGGAAGACCGGTGTCCGTACCGAAGGCATCACTTACGCGCTGTTCTCCTTCACCCGCAAGACCGGGCAGGCTGTTGGTGGCGCCCTCGCTGCCTACGCCCTCGCCATGGGCGGTTACAAGTCCGGCGCCACCCAAAGCCCGGAGGCCCTGCAGGGAATCCAGTTCGCCGCCGGTGCGCTGCCTGCCATCATGGTGATCCTCGCCATCGCCGTTATGGCCAAGTACAAGCTGACCGACGCCATGCATGCCCAAATCGTCAACGAGATCAAAGCGCGGCGGGCCGTCCAGGAGGGTCGCCGTCCGCAGGAGGGCGGCGCTGAAGAAGCCCACGACGACGGCGGTCCGGTGCCCGGGCGCGGCGCGGACGGGGCCATTGGCAGCGTGGAAGCCCCCGCGCCGGAATCCGTGCAAGCATCCCGCGGCAAAGGCTCGCTCAGCCAGGGGTCGCGTTAG
- the manD gene encoding D-mannonate dehydratase ManD, whose product MKIIAADVFVTSPSRNFVTLRITTEDGVTGIGDATLNGRELAVAAYLKEHVAQLLIGKDPHRIEDTWQFLYRSSYWRRGPVTMAAIAAVDMALWDIKGKMAGMPVYQLLGGASRNGLRAYGHASGSDIPSLFDSVREHLELGYKSIRIQTAVPGIKAVYGVAAQAQASGERYDYEPAGRGNFPLEEDWDTRAYLRHLPTVFEAVRNEFGPEIPLLHDGHHRMTPIQAAKLGKALEPYDLFWLEDCTPAENQEGLRLVRQHTTTPLAIGEIFNTVWDYQTLIKEQLIDYVRAASTHFGGISPLKKVMDFAAQYQIKSGFHGPTDISPVGFAAQLHVGLAIHNYGIQEYMQHSDKTNEVFQQSMTFKDGYLHPGDNPGIGVEFNEEAAAAYPYQQAYLPYNRLVDGTVHDW is encoded by the coding sequence GTGAAAATCATTGCTGCTGATGTCTTTGTGACCAGCCCGTCCCGTAACTTCGTCACCCTGCGGATCACCACCGAGGACGGTGTGACCGGTATCGGTGATGCCACGCTGAACGGCCGGGAACTCGCCGTCGCCGCGTACTTGAAGGAGCACGTGGCCCAGTTGCTGATCGGGAAGGACCCGCACCGGATCGAGGACACCTGGCAGTTCCTGTACCGGTCCTCGTACTGGCGCCGCGGCCCCGTGACCATGGCCGCGATTGCCGCCGTCGATATGGCGTTGTGGGATATCAAGGGCAAGATGGCCGGCATGCCGGTCTACCAGCTCCTGGGCGGCGCCTCGCGCAACGGGCTCCGCGCCTACGGCCACGCCTCCGGTTCGGACATCCCTTCGCTGTTCGACTCCGTGCGCGAGCACCTGGAACTTGGGTACAAGTCCATCCGTATCCAGACCGCCGTCCCGGGGATCAAGGCCGTGTACGGTGTTGCCGCGCAGGCCCAGGCCTCGGGGGAGCGCTACGATTACGAACCTGCAGGCCGGGGCAACTTCCCGCTGGAGGAGGACTGGGACACCCGCGCCTACCTGCGCCACCTGCCCACCGTCTTCGAAGCCGTGCGGAACGAGTTCGGCCCCGAAATCCCGTTGCTGCACGATGGCCACCACCGCATGACCCCGATTCAGGCCGCCAAGCTCGGCAAGGCCCTGGAACCGTATGACCTGTTCTGGCTCGAGGACTGCACCCCGGCCGAGAACCAGGAGGGCCTGCGCTTGGTCCGCCAGCACACCACCACCCCGCTGGCCATCGGTGAAATCTTCAACACCGTGTGGGACTACCAGACCCTGATCAAGGAACAGCTGATCGACTACGTCCGTGCCGCGTCCACCCACTTCGGTGGCATCAGCCCGTTGAAGAAGGTCATGGACTTCGCCGCGCAGTACCAGATCAAGTCCGGCTTCCACGGGCCCACGGACATCTCCCCGGTGGGCTTCGCCGCGCAGCTGCATGTGGGCCTGGCCATCCACAACTACGGCATCCAGGAATACATGCAGCACTCGGACAAGACCAACGAGGTCTTCCAACAGTCCATGACCTTCAAGGACGGCTACCTGCACCCGGGCGACAACCCCGGCATCGGCGTCGAATTCAACGAAGAAGCCGCCGCGGCCTACCCGTACCAGCAGGCCTACCTGCCCTACAACCGCCTCGTGGACGGCACCGTTCATGACTGGTAA
- a CDS encoding gluconokinase, GntK/IdnK-type, with protein MTGKPIHVVVMGVAGCGKSTVGAALAERLGAEFLDGDSLHPQANIDKMAAGTPLNDADRAPWLAEIGRRFSTSDAALVIACSALKRAYRDIIREGDPTVAFVHLHGTRELLNERMNNRPGHFMPTSLLDSQLATLEHLQSDEDGVMVDIENPVDQIVDRAAEFLLGAQGGNIQDAAARFPVDLKAAPFNLDDAAVQWVESTIGTMSLEEKIGQLFINHNNDYSPEYLDEVLEKYHVGGMRYRPGPSGAVQKHIRYAQSKTRIPLLVASNPEMGGAGSCDDGTFVSTHLQAGSHPDKGIARQMGRVAGVETAALGCNWAFAPIVDIHYNWRNTVISTRAFGNTPEMVVERAKEYFDGISESPTVCAMKHFPGDGIDERDQHVVTSYNTLGYEEWSRTYGHVYREMIGHGVQSIMVGHIGAPEVSRHFRPGMTDSEIRPATLAPELLQDLLRGELGFNGLVLTDASLMVGLTQAMKRRDLVPATIAAGCDMFLFFRNPEEDFQFMLDGYKSGVITEERLQDALRRILGIKASLGLHTASRESLVPSADALSVIGSEAHKAAAAEIADKTVTLVKDTANNLPIRPETHKRIRLYGISGGADFTRADPLAYLDTVKEELEAAGFSVDVFKTAEQRSAAGETGMNFMRVLSEEATADYSERYDAAFVFANVKGFAQEAAIRIKWSSPMAAEIPWYATEVPTVFVSLNQPNHLIDVPMVKTAIHAHAGTREAIRATIHKIQGNSEFQGTFNDNVFCDSFDTRL; from the coding sequence ATGACTGGTAAACCGATTCACGTGGTGGTCATGGGCGTCGCCGGGTGCGGCAAGAGCACCGTCGGTGCGGCCTTGGCCGAACGGCTCGGCGCCGAGTTCCTGGACGGCGACTCCCTCCACCCGCAGGCGAACATCGACAAGATGGCCGCCGGCACACCCCTGAACGACGCCGACCGGGCACCCTGGCTGGCCGAAATCGGCAGGCGATTCTCGACGTCGGACGCGGCCCTGGTGATCGCGTGCAGTGCGCTCAAGCGCGCCTACCGCGACATCATCCGCGAAGGCGACCCGACCGTGGCATTCGTGCACCTGCACGGCACACGCGAACTCCTCAATGAACGCATGAACAACCGCCCCGGCCACTTCATGCCAACCTCCCTCCTGGACTCACAACTGGCTACCCTTGAACATCTCCAATCCGACGAAGACGGAGTAATGGTGGACATCGAAAATCCCGTGGACCAGATCGTGGACCGCGCCGCGGAGTTTCTGCTCGGAGCCCAGGGCGGCAATATCCAGGACGCCGCGGCCCGGTTCCCAGTGGACCTGAAAGCCGCCCCCTTCAACCTGGATGACGCCGCTGTCCAGTGGGTGGAATCCACCATCGGCACAATGTCGCTGGAGGAAAAGATCGGGCAGCTCTTCATCAACCACAACAACGACTACTCCCCGGAGTACCTCGACGAGGTGCTGGAGAAATACCATGTGGGCGGCATGCGGTACAGGCCAGGCCCCTCCGGTGCGGTGCAGAAGCACATCAGGTACGCACAGTCGAAGACCCGGATTCCGCTGCTGGTCGCCTCCAACCCGGAGATGGGCGGCGCTGGAAGTTGCGACGACGGCACTTTCGTTTCAACGCACCTGCAGGCTGGTTCGCACCCTGACAAAGGGATCGCGCGGCAGATGGGCCGGGTTGCCGGCGTCGAAACCGCCGCCCTTGGCTGCAACTGGGCGTTCGCGCCGATCGTGGACATCCACTACAACTGGCGGAACACTGTCATCTCCACCCGTGCCTTCGGCAATACTCCGGAGATGGTGGTGGAGCGTGCCAAGGAGTACTTCGACGGCATCAGCGAATCACCCACCGTCTGCGCGATGAAGCATTTCCCCGGCGACGGCATCGACGAGCGAGACCAGCACGTGGTCACCTCATACAACACGCTGGGCTACGAGGAATGGAGCCGGACGTACGGTCACGTGTACCGCGAAATGATCGGGCACGGCGTGCAGTCGATCATGGTGGGACACATCGGAGCCCCGGAGGTGTCGCGACACTTCCGGCCCGGAATGACTGATTCCGAAATCCGTCCCGCCACCCTTGCCCCTGAGCTGCTGCAGGACCTGCTCCGCGGTGAACTGGGCTTCAACGGCCTGGTGCTCACCGACGCCTCGCTGATGGTTGGCCTGACCCAGGCCATGAAGCGCCGGGACCTGGTACCTGCGACGATCGCTGCCGGTTGCGACATGTTCCTCTTCTTCCGTAACCCGGAGGAGGACTTCCAATTCATGCTGGACGGCTACAAGTCCGGCGTCATCACCGAGGAGCGATTGCAGGATGCGCTCCGGAGGATTCTCGGCATCAAGGCGAGCCTTGGGCTGCACACGGCTTCCCGTGAATCCCTGGTTCCGTCGGCGGATGCGCTGTCGGTCATCGGAAGTGAAGCCCATAAGGCTGCGGCCGCCGAGATCGCGGACAAGACCGTCACCCTGGTCAAAGACACCGCGAACAACCTCCCGATCAGGCCCGAAACCCACAAACGTATCCGGCTCTACGGGATCTCCGGAGGTGCGGACTTCACCCGTGCTGACCCGCTCGCCTACCTGGACACCGTGAAGGAGGAACTCGAAGCTGCGGGCTTCTCGGTTGACGTGTTCAAAACGGCTGAGCAGCGTTCAGCCGCGGGGGAGACCGGGATGAACTTCATGCGGGTCCTCTCAGAGGAAGCCACGGCGGATTACTCTGAACGCTACGACGCTGCCTTCGTCTTTGCCAACGTCAAGGGGTTCGCGCAGGAAGCGGCCATCCGCATCAAGTGGTCATCACCCATGGCAGCCGAAATCCCCTGGTACGCCACGGAAGTTCCCACTGTGTTCGTCTCGCTGAACCAGCCCAACCACCTGATCGACGTGCCCATGGTGAAAACCGCCATTCACGCCCACGCAGGAACCAGGGAGGCCATCCGCGCGACGATCCACAAGATCCAAGGCAACTCGGAGTTCCAAGGGACGTTCAACGACAACGTGTTCTGTGACTCCTTCGACACCCGGCTCTGA
- the pyrE gene encoding orotate phosphoribosyltransferase, with translation MTSSPETSVARARLLELIKELAVVRGKVILSSGKEADYYIDLRRITLHHEASKLVGQVMLAMIDDAGIPVECAGGLTMGADPVGTAVMHAAADAGRAVDAFVVRKAQKSYGMGRQVEGPSVEGRTVVVLEDTSTTGGSALTAVEGVRKAGGNVVAVAVIVDRDTGAKEKIEAETGVPYLFAFGKDELGLD, from the coding sequence ATGACTTCCTCGCCTGAGACCTCAGTTGCCCGCGCCCGCCTTCTTGAACTCATCAAAGAACTGGCGGTGGTCCGCGGAAAGGTGATCCTCTCCAGCGGCAAGGAAGCTGACTACTACATCGACCTGCGCCGGATCACCCTCCACCATGAGGCATCCAAACTGGTGGGTCAGGTCATGTTGGCAATGATCGACGACGCCGGGATCCCGGTTGAGTGCGCCGGCGGCCTCACCATGGGCGCCGACCCCGTCGGTACCGCTGTGATGCACGCAGCCGCCGACGCCGGGCGCGCTGTTGACGCCTTCGTGGTCCGCAAGGCCCAGAAGTCCTATGGCATGGGCCGCCAGGTGGAAGGTCCGTCCGTTGAAGGCCGCACTGTTGTGGTCCTCGAGGACACTTCCACCACGGGCGGATCCGCACTGACCGCCGTCGAGGGTGTCCGCAAGGCCGGCGGCAACGTGGTTGCCGTTGCCGTGATCGTCGACCGCGACACCGGCGCGAAAGAGAAGATCGAAGCCGAAACGGGTGTCCCGTACCTCTTCGCTTTCGGCAAGGATGAGCTGGGACTCGACTAA
- a CDS encoding type II toxin-antitoxin system VapC family toxin, with product MPIVSAGCYLDTSSLIRLLTPQHPSRQSLLDYLDQADLWNQLCTSKLTQLEAARVAVRDGNHNLGAQVDLFLKQITVMPISSAILDRAMEIPFHVKSLDAIHVASAAAATVVMTSDKNMTDVLNRLQQHPDWSSAYSFKEIFG from the coding sequence ATGCCGATCGTCAGCGCGGGATGCTATTTGGACACATCTTCACTGATCCGGCTCCTTACGCCTCAGCATCCCTCCCGTCAATCGCTCTTGGATTACCTTGACCAAGCGGACCTCTGGAACCAGCTATGCACCAGCAAACTCACGCAGTTGGAGGCGGCACGTGTAGCCGTGAGGGACGGCAACCATAACCTCGGCGCGCAGGTCGATCTCTTCTTGAAGCAGATAACAGTGATGCCTATCTCCAGTGCCATTCTGGACCGGGCCATGGAAATTCCGTTCCACGTCAAATCCCTTGACGCTATACATGTGGCTTCTGCCGCGGCTGCGACCGTCGTCATGACGTCGGATAAGAACATGACTGACGTCCTGAACAGGCTTCAGCAACACCCGGATTGGTCGTCGGCATACTCGTTCAAAGAAATCTTCGGTTAA
- a CDS encoding alpha/beta hydrolase, translating to MGVQVGKLPVPPEVEEDLPRPAKPEPGRGPGAGTEPAEDPGSWARILPYAARLKKSSRRNFLVAAGASAALAGDMLFTRHVQAERRAPKILRIPDQFSDLYFPKASWILFPGYKTSWEEAQWILNSLRPALHQRGRLAAVGYSNLGLDVDEVVREVILYVRELGLEKLYFYGHSFGGMLATQVAARLLELHGGETELIVLDSSPFNRADVLDKSWFDGVVFLYENGFRIPSVLRGGYELGERVVHKDERSWRQILDQTAEQLSPIAPSSVLIQTESAYIYHFDGLRFVGKLGPAKMAYMGNSADGTVNYLTARAGWSKVFAQNMKLPILSTAGARPAHASPQWNPDVYRPLIEHIQNQLDPLPPAPEEPSYRTPDGRIIRPA from the coding sequence GTGGGCGTTCAGGTAGGGAAGCTTCCGGTACCGCCGGAAGTGGAAGAAGACCTCCCGCGGCCCGCCAAGCCTGAGCCGGGCCGTGGGCCCGGGGCAGGGACGGAGCCAGCGGAGGATCCGGGTTCGTGGGCCCGGATCCTGCCTTACGCTGCCCGACTGAAGAAGTCGTCCCGCCGTAACTTCCTGGTGGCTGCGGGCGCGTCGGCGGCCCTGGCGGGCGACATGCTTTTCACCCGCCACGTGCAGGCTGAGCGGCGCGCACCAAAAATCCTCCGCATCCCGGATCAGTTCTCCGATTTGTACTTCCCTAAAGCCAGCTGGATCCTCTTTCCGGGCTACAAAACCAGCTGGGAAGAAGCGCAGTGGATCCTTAATTCGTTGCGTCCGGCGCTCCACCAGCGGGGCCGCCTGGCTGCCGTGGGATATTCCAACCTGGGGCTGGACGTTGACGAGGTGGTCCGCGAGGTAATCCTCTACGTCCGTGAGCTGGGCCTCGAGAAGCTCTATTTTTACGGACACAGCTTCGGCGGAATGCTCGCGACGCAAGTGGCTGCCCGCCTCCTGGAGTTGCATGGCGGTGAGACGGAACTCATCGTCCTCGATTCAAGCCCGTTCAACCGTGCCGACGTGTTGGATAAGAGCTGGTTCGACGGTGTGGTGTTCCTCTACGAGAACGGTTTCAGGATTCCCTCGGTACTTCGCGGCGGCTACGAGCTGGGGGAGCGGGTGGTTCACAAAGATGAGCGTTCCTGGCGGCAGATCCTCGACCAAACGGCCGAGCAGCTTTCTCCGATCGCGCCGTCCAGCGTTCTGATCCAGACCGAATCTGCCTACATTTACCACTTTGATGGCTTGCGCTTCGTCGGGAAGCTGGGTCCGGCCAAGATGGCGTACATGGGCAACTCGGCCGACGGGACGGTCAACTACCTCACTGCACGGGCCGGGTGGAGCAAAGTATTTGCGCAGAACATGAAGCTTCCGATCCTGAGCACCGCAGGCGCCCGGCCGGCCCACGCCAGCCCCCAATGGAATCCCGACGTCTACCGGCCGCTGATTGAGCACATTCAGAACCAGCTCGATCCGTTACCGCCGGCACCCGAAGAACCGTCCTACCGGACGCCGGACGGGCGCATCATCCGGCCGGCTTGA
- a CDS encoding tyrosine-protein phosphatase — protein sequence MAVLNLRPLAGGRILRGSQPFGLDAAGTSNFLEQHGIQAIMDLRSDLERSIVPWLVDSGADGSVPPAGTPSRAGTGAPSRVEVIHNPLDPNAVAGSLQAVETPEDLGELYLGWLRVRPQWVADALRPVAQGRRTLVHCSLGKDRTGVVSAVALMAAGASDEAVVNDYTATTANLPDVLKVMADTWRLHVPSTPAQYFSPDLMILQSPEAAIRHFLMGFAREFGDARAFLNEAGLTAVEVERLRDGS from the coding sequence ATGGCTGTGCTCAATCTGCGTCCCTTGGCTGGAGGCCGGATACTCAGGGGGAGCCAGCCCTTCGGCCTCGATGCTGCCGGCACTTCGAACTTCCTGGAGCAGCACGGGATCCAAGCCATCATGGACCTCCGCAGCGACCTCGAGCGCAGCATTGTGCCTTGGCTGGTGGATTCGGGCGCGGACGGCAGTGTTCCCCCTGCAGGGACGCCGTCCCGCGCCGGAACAGGGGCGCCGTCCCGCGTCGAAGTCATTCATAACCCGTTGGACCCTAATGCGGTGGCAGGGTCCTTGCAGGCAGTGGAAACACCCGAGGATCTGGGTGAGCTCTACCTGGGTTGGCTCCGGGTCCGCCCGCAGTGGGTGGCCGACGCCCTCCGGCCTGTGGCACAGGGCCGGCGCACACTGGTTCATTGCTCCCTGGGCAAGGATCGGACCGGGGTGGTCTCGGCAGTGGCGCTCATGGCTGCAGGCGCGTCGGATGAGGCCGTCGTGAACGATTACACCGCCACAACAGCAAACCTCCCCGACGTCTTGAAAGTCATGGCGGACACCTGGCGCTTGCACGTTCCGTCCACCCCGGCCCAGTACTTCAGTCCGGACCTCATGATCCTGCAAAGCCCGGAAGCGGCCATCCGGCATTTCCTGATGGGATTCGCCAGGGAATTCGGTGATGCCCGCGCCTTCCTCAATGAGGCCGGCCTGACCGCCGTCGAGGTTGAGAGGCTTCGCGACGGTTCCTGA
- a CDS encoding HAD-IIA family hydrolase: MADETVPTTTKSVYRSGKEIECWLTDMDGVLVHENQPIPGAAELIQRWVDTSKRFLVLTNNSIFTPRDLAARLRASGLEIPEENIWTSALATAQFLKDQVHSSDSGNRAYTIGEAGLTTALHEAGFILTDTDPDFVVLGETRTYSFEAITMAVRHILAGARFIATNPDATGPSKDGPLPATGAIAAMITKATGREPYIVGKPNPMMFRSAMNQIDAHSETTAMIGDRMDTDIVAGMEAGLHTVLVLSGITQREEIVSFPFRPNQILNSVADLKSQI, translated from the coding sequence ATGGCAGATGAAACCGTGCCCACCACAACCAAATCGGTGTACCGCAGCGGCAAGGAAATTGAGTGCTGGCTGACGGACATGGACGGCGTCCTGGTCCATGAAAACCAACCCATTCCCGGTGCTGCCGAACTTATCCAGCGCTGGGTTGATACCTCCAAGCGCTTCCTCGTGCTGACCAACAACTCCATCTTCACTCCCCGTGACCTCGCGGCGCGGCTGCGTGCCTCGGGCCTTGAGATCCCGGAAGAAAACATCTGGACGTCCGCCCTTGCCACCGCCCAGTTCCTGAAAGACCAAGTTCATTCCTCGGACTCCGGAAACCGCGCCTACACCATTGGCGAAGCAGGCCTCACAACCGCCCTGCACGAGGCCGGCTTCATCCTTACGGATACCGATCCCGATTTCGTGGTGCTCGGCGAAACCCGCACCTACTCCTTCGAAGCCATCACCATGGCCGTCCGCCACATCCTGGCCGGTGCCCGCTTCATCGCCACCAACCCGGATGCCACGGGTCCCTCCAAGGACGGCCCCCTTCCCGCGACCGGGGCAATAGCTGCCATGATTACCAAGGCGACGGGTCGTGAACCGTACATCGTAGGAAAACCGAATCCCATGATGTTCCGATCCGCCATGAACCAGATCGATGCCCATTCAGAGACCACTGCAATGATCGGCGATCGCATGGACACGGACATTGTTGCCGGCATGGAAGCAGGCCTGCATACGGTCCTGGTGCTGAGCGGCATCACCCAGCGCGAGGAAATCGTGTCCTTCCCGTTCAGGCCCAACCAAATCCTGAACTCGGTGGCCGATCTCAAGAGTCAGATCTAG
- a CDS encoding TrmH family RNA methyltransferase, whose translation MTDLPPEATEPTPASAATDGEAEAKPEVGVGPWEGEWPEGDHWDPDLLRDGDRRNVVDQYRYWKHEAIVADLDSKRHSFHIAIENWQHDLNIGTVVRTANAFLAKEVHIIGRRRWNRRGAMVTDRYQHVRHHPTVEDFVEWAKGEGLAIIGIDIFPDSVPLETYDLPKNCVLVFGQEGPGLTPEVHDAAVATLSIEQFGSTRSMNAASAAAIAMHAWVRRHVFSQPV comes from the coding sequence GTGACTGACCTTCCCCCCGAAGCAACCGAGCCCACCCCTGCAAGCGCCGCCACCGACGGTGAGGCGGAGGCGAAACCGGAGGTCGGCGTCGGGCCTTGGGAAGGTGAGTGGCCCGAAGGCGACCATTGGGACCCGGACCTCCTGCGGGACGGCGACCGGCGCAACGTGGTGGACCAGTACAGGTACTGGAAGCACGAAGCGATCGTCGCGGACCTGGATTCCAAGCGCCACTCCTTCCACATCGCCATTGAGAACTGGCAGCACGACCTCAACATCGGAACCGTCGTCCGTACGGCCAATGCCTTCCTCGCCAAGGAGGTCCACATCATTGGTCGACGGCGGTGGAACCGTCGCGGTGCCATGGTCACCGACCGCTACCAGCACGTCCGGCACCACCCCACGGTGGAGGACTTTGTGGAGTGGGCCAAGGGGGAGGGGCTGGCGATCATTGGGATCGATATCTTCCCGGATTCGGTGCCGCTGGAGACCTACGACCTCCCGAAGAATTGCGTCCTCGTGTTTGGCCAGGAGGGGCCGGGCCTGACCCCCGAGGTGCACGATGCCGCAGTCGCAACCCTTTCCATTGAGCAGTTCGGCTCGACGCGTTCCATGAACGCAGCATCCGCAGCCGCGATCGCCATGCACGCGTGGGTCCGGCGCCACGTGTTCAGCCAGCCCGTCTAG
- the fbaA gene encoding class II fructose-bisphosphate aldolase: MPIATPEIYSEMIDRAKAGGFAFPAVNVTSSQTLNAAIRGFAEAESDGIIQVSTGGAAYWSGASVKDMVAGSLGFAAFAREVAKNYNVNIALHTDHCPQDKLEGFVLPLLAASEEAVKAGKDPIFNSHMWDGSHETLTDNLRIGRELLQRAAAAKIILEVEIGTVGGEEDGVENEINEKLYTTTEDALATIEALGAGENGRYLTALTFGNVHGVYKPGNVKLRPELLKQIQSEVGAKIGKENPFDLVFHGGSGSTEQEIADAVSFGVIKMNIDTDTQYAFTRPVAGHMFSNYDGVLKVDGGLGNKKTYDPRVWGASAEAGMAARIVEAAQQLGSAGKTF, from the coding sequence ATGCCCATTGCAACCCCAGAGATTTACTCCGAGATGATCGATCGCGCAAAGGCCGGCGGCTTCGCCTTCCCTGCGGTCAACGTGACGTCGTCGCAGACTCTGAACGCTGCGATCCGCGGTTTCGCCGAGGCCGAATCGGACGGCATCATCCAGGTTTCCACCGGTGGCGCAGCCTACTGGTCCGGCGCTTCGGTGAAGGACATGGTGGCCGGTTCGCTGGGCTTCGCAGCGTTCGCCCGTGAAGTTGCCAAGAACTACAACGTCAACATCGCCCTGCACACGGACCACTGCCCGCAGGACAAGCTCGAAGGTTTCGTCCTGCCGCTGCTGGCCGCTTCCGAGGAAGCAGTGAAGGCCGGCAAGGACCCGATCTTCAACTCGCACATGTGGGACGGCTCCCACGAGACCCTCACGGACAACCTGCGCATCGGCCGGGAGCTGCTGCAGCGCGCTGCTGCCGCGAAGATCATCCTCGAGGTTGAAATCGGCACGGTCGGCGGTGAAGAAGACGGTGTGGAGAACGAGATCAACGAGAAGCTTTACACCACCACCGAGGACGCCCTGGCCACCATCGAAGCCCTGGGTGCGGGCGAGAACGGCCGCTACCTGACCGCCTTGACCTTCGGCAATGTCCACGGCGTGTACAAGCCGGGGAACGTCAAGCTCCGCCCGGAACTGCTCAAGCAGATCCAGTCCGAGGTCGGCGCCAAGATCGGCAAGGAAAACCCGTTCGACCTGGTCTTCCACGGCGGTTCCGGTTCCACCGAGCAGGAAATCGCGGACGCTGTTTCCTTCGGCGTGATCAAGATGAACATCGACACCGATACCCAGTACGCGTTCACCCGCCCTGTGGCCGGCCACATGTTCTCCAACTATGACGGCGTCCTCAAGGTCGACGGCGGGCTGGGCAACAAGAAGACCTACGACCCCCGCGTCTGGGGTGCTTCGGCCGAAGCCGGCATGGCAGCACGCATCGTCGAGGCCGCGCAGCAGCTCGGATCGGCCGGCAAGACGTTCTAA